The Polyangium mundeleinium genome contains the following window.
GCGACGACATGGGATCGGAGAGGCCCATCGTGGACTCGCGGAAGTGCAGGAAGATGGTCTGGGCGATGGACATGCACGGCACCGCGAAGAGCGCGCCCGTGATCTGAAAGAAGTGCTCGCCGACGAGCAGCGAGAAGACGACGAGGACCGGGTGGATCTTCGCCGCGTCGCCGATGATCTTCGGGTTCAGGAAGTTCGCTTCGAGCTGATGGATACCCACGATCCACGCGAGGACGCCGACCGCCGTCATGGGCGATTGCGTGAGGCCGATCAGCACGGCCGGGACCGAGCTCAAGATCGAGCCGAAGATCGGGATGAGCGACATCACGGCCGCGAGGATCGACAGGATCGGCCAGTACTTCAGGTGGAAGAGCCAGAAGCCGATCGCCGAGAGCACGCCGTTCACGAGGCAGATGAGGAGCTGCCCGCGCACGACGCCGGAGAGGCCCCGATCGAGCCTTCGCATGAACCGATGGAACGTGTGATGCGACGTGGGATCCCAAAGATCGCGGAAAAACGCGAGGATCTTCTCGTGGGTCAGGATGATGTACCCCGCGAGCATCAACGTCATGAACAGGTTGAAGATGCCACGCGAGATCGCGCCCGCGATCCGCTGGCCGATCTGCAGCACGACGGTCGCGTTCTGGCGCAGGTAGAGCAGCCCCTTGTCGAACCCTTCGCGCAAGAGGCCTGCGCTCGAGAGCTGCTTCGGCTCCTGGTTCACGACCTCCCACGTGCCGTGCTGCACCTCGTGCAGGCGTAGGTCCTCGCTCACGAAGACGTCGTACGAGCCGTCGTCGCGCTTCACGATCCGCAGCGGCGGTCGTTCCTCGGCGCGCGCGTCGGCCTTGCTCGGCTCACCCGCGTTCACCTCCGGGACCGGGTTCGGCGTGGGCGCTGGCGCTTCCTCGGCGGGGCGTTGCCCCGACCAGCGCATGAGGCGCGCGTCGATCGCCGGCAGCCACTCGTTTCGCACCTTGCGCGTGAGGTTCGGCCACTCGGACGCGAGCGCCTGCCCCTCGGTGACGAGGCGCGGGACGATCATCCCGATGAACCCGCCGATCGCGCCGAGCGTCATCGCGTAGACGAGCAGGATCGCGGCCCAGCGCGGCACGCGCATGCGCTCGACGCGCAGCACCGCGGGCGTCAGCACGTACGCGACGACGAGCGCCAGCACGAACGGGAGCATCACGTCGTGCGCGACGATGCAGAGCGCGACGACGAGCACCGCGCTCGTGGCGAGGAAGATGCGGCGCGCAGCCTTGCGCTCCGGGGGCAGGGTGGATACGGGCGGCGGCGCTTCGCTCACGGGGTTCCGGCTCCCTCGCTCGCCGCGGGCAAACGAACGCCCGGCAGATCCGCGAAGAACGGCACGAGGTAGTCGCGCGTCTTTTCGAGGGCCTGCGGCACGACGCGTACGTCGGCGAGCACCGGCATGAAGTTCGTGTCTCCGCTCCAGCGCGGGACGATGTGCGCGTGCAGGTGCTCGGCGATCCCCGCGCCCGCAGCCGCGCCGAGGTTCAAGCCCACGTTGAGCCCCTCGGGCTTCACGGCCGCGCGCAGGCGCACCGTCGCCTCGCGCACGAGATCGAAGAGAGCGTGATGATCCTCGTGCGAGAGCTTCTCCAGCGCGTCGACGTGCGCGTGCGGCACGATGAGAAGGTGCGCCGCGGCGAACGGGTAACGGTTCAACACGACAAACGCGCGCGGGGTGTCACACACCACGAGCCGCGCGCGGAGCTCCTCCGGCGGAGCAGCCTCAATGCCGCAAAACACGCAGGATCCACCCTTCTTCGAAAGGATGTACTCCATGCGCCACGGCGCCCAGAGCGGATTGCCCATCGATCGCGGCACGCTAGCACCGGCACCGGCCGGTGGCGATCAACGCGCGGGCGCTGGCCTACCGGATTTCTCGGTCGGGGACGGTGAAAGGGCGTAATCGATGGCGAGCGAGACGCCGAGCCCCACTGCCGTCCCGATGAGGTCCCAGGCGAAATCCTTCCACGACGGCGTGCCGAACCCCGCGGCGTCGAGGATTTCCTTGCTGTACCCAGCACCAAGCGCGACGGCCATGCCGACGGCGACACGGTTCGCCCGCCCGTCGAGCCCGGACAACGCGGAGGCGCCGTACGCGCCGCTCGCGAGCGCGGCCGAGAAGCCGAAGTGCAGGGCCTTGTCGCGGCCGAAAAAAGGGTCGGGGTTGTCCGGGGGCTCTGCGTGGGCAGGGAGCGCGGCGAGGAGCGCGACGAGGACCGCGGGCGCGACGAGGGTTCGTCGTTTCATGCGCTGATCGTAGGGACAAAACGCGCGCGGCGCCTCCCCGAGGGAAGGCGCCGCGAACGGTCACCAGGGAAGGGGCAGGATTACTCCTGATCCTTCGCCTTGTTCTTGAGGTCGAGCTTGCCGGCCAGCTTCTCGCGGATGAGATCGCCGACCGTTCCGGCCACGCTCTTCTCCTCCTCGGCCGCCGCACCACCACCGCCGCCCGCGCTCTTCACGCGCTTCGGACGTTCGGCGGGCTGCGGCTTCTCCACGCCGATGTTCTTCATCGTCGCGAAGAGGCGGCGCTCGATCGTGTCGACGCTCGAGATCTCGACCTTCACGAGGTCGCCGACCTTGATCTTCGTGCCCTCGGGCTCGAGGATGTCGCCCGTCGAGATGAGCGCCTCGACGCCCTCGCGCAGGCGCACGAAGATACCGTACTCGACGATGCTGATCACCTGGGACTCGTCGATCACGCGGCCCGGCGCGAACTCGCTGAGCATCGTCGGCCACGGGTCGTCCCAGAGCTGCTTGATGCCGAGCGAGACCTTCTTCTCGTCGTGGTTGATCGAGAGGATGATCGCCTCGACGTCGTCACCCTTGTGGTGGAGGTCGCTCGGGTTGTTGACGCGCACCGACCACGAGAGATCGCTCTTGTGGACCATGCCGTCGACGCCCTCCTCGATCCCGACGAACACGCCGTAATCGGTGAGCGAACGGACCTTGCCCGCGATCTTGTCGCCGGGGTGGTACTTGTCCGTGAAGAGCATCCACGGATCGGGCTCGAGCTGCTTGAGACCGAGGCTGATGCGCTTGGCGCGCGCGTCGACCTCGAGCACCTGGCACTCGATCTCCTGGCCGACCTCGAGGAGCTTCGACGGGTGCTTGACCTTCTTGGTCCAGCTCATCTCGCTCACGTGGATCAGGCCCTCGACGCCCGGCTCCAGCTCCACGAAGGCGCCGTAGTCCGTGATCGACATGACCTTGCCGCGGACCTTCTTGCCGGCCGGGTAGGCCTCCTCGGCGTGGTTCCACGGATCCTCCTGGGTCTGCTTGAGGCCCAGGGAGACGCGCTCGGTCTCGGGGTTGTACTTGAGGACCTTGACGGTGACCTCGTCGCCGACGTTGAACACCTCGTTCGGGTGGTTCACGCGGCCCCAGCTCATGTCCGTGATGTGGAGCAGGCCGTCGATGCCGCCGAGGTCCACGAACGCACCGTACTCGGTGATGTTCTTGATCGTGCCCTTGACGGTCATGCCCTCGGTGAGGGTCTCGAGCGTCTTCTGCTTCATCTCGTCGCGCTCGCGCTCGAGCAGGACGCGGCGGGACAGGACGATGTTGCCCCGCTTCTTGTTGAACTTGATGACCTTGAACTTGTAGGTCTGGCCGATCAGTTTGTCCAAGTTGCGGATCGGGCGGAGGTCGACCTGCGACCCCGGGAGGAACGCCTTCACGCCGCCGCGGATGGTGACCGAGAGGCCGCCCTTCACGCGCTGGCTGATGGTGCCCTCGATGAGCTCGTCCGCCTCGCAGGCGTTCGAGATCTCATCCCAGACCTTCATCTTGTCGGCTTTTTCCTTCGACAAGGTGACGAGGCCGTCGTCGTTCTCGCGGCTCTCGATGTAGACGTCCACCTTGTCGCCGGGCTTGACGCCGACCTGACCTGTGGCGTCCGCGAACTCTCGGAGCGGGATTACGCCCTCGCTCTTGCCACCGATGTCGACCACCACCGAGTCACGGCCGACCTGAACGACCGTTCCTGCGATGATCTCGCCCTCGCGCGCGAAATCGGACTCGACCCGCTGCTCGAAGAGCGCGGCGAAGCTCTCCATGCTGGATCCCATGTCGGATCCCGTCATCTCCACGTTCGCGTTACTAGCCATCTGGTCTTTTGAAACCGTCCTTCCCTAGGATTTCCCGGGGCACGGATGCGATGCGCCGCGCGAGCGTGCAGCTCGAATTGAGCCGGCCTCGGGCACACGTCGGGCGTCGGTCCGGATCCGGGAGAGCGGTCCGTCTAGTCCGAGGCCAGCCCCTTGTCAATGCAATGCCCCCAAGGGGTCCGTTTTGTCCGCCCCGGCCAGCAACGTAGCGTTCGGTCGGGGCACGCGCGATCAAGGCTTTTTGCCAGGGTTTTCCGCGCCGCGGAGCTTCCCCGCGAGCTCCGCCGTCGCCCGATCCAGCCCCTCGTACGGCCACAGCGCGCGGAGCACGACGACATTCCCGTCGCGCTTCACCGTCGCCGCGCGCAGCGCCTCCTTCTCACCCGCAACATCCGGCAGGAGCAAGAACGCGAGCCCGAGATCCGCGAGCAGCGCGCGCGCGCCTTCTTCGAGCTTCGGAGCATCCGCGGCTTTCGTCGGTTCGAGACGAACGACGAGCTCCGGCGAACCGCCGAGCGCGAGCGTGCCCGTGGCTCGCTCGACCGTGCCGAGAACGGCCGCGCGCGGCGTGATCATGTTCGCCCCCGACAAGACCTCGAACGCCTGCCGCGCGATCGCGAACGTGACCGCGCCCTTCTCGGGCAAACCGAGCTTCTCGCCTTCCTCCGTCGCGGGGAGCGCGGCCTCCACGATCGATCGATCCGTGCCGACGAGGATCGTCCCGTCGTCCGCCTGTCCGATCACGATCGAAGGTCCCACGAAGAGCTCGCCTTCCCGGCGAAACCCGGCCCATCCCTCCTCACGCGCGACCTCGGCGAGTCCTTGGACGAACCGCCCGCGTTCGATGCGACCGCCGAGGAGCGCGACCCAGCTCTTGCCGTCCATCGACGCGATGACGACCTCGCGCACGTCCGCGGGCAAACGCACCCCTGTGTGATCGTGGATGCGCGTGGCGCGCGAGGGGCGCGACGGCGCGGAGGCCTCAGGCCCGCTGCCTTCGTCGAGCGCGAGCTTCAAAAGATGCTCGCGCACGGGGCCGAAGAGCACGATGTCCGCGGCTTCGAGCCGGATCGCGATGTTCGTCCCACCAGGCACGTGCGCGCGCGCCGTGGGGCGGTACCGCAGGACGAAGTTCCAGAACAGGAGCCCGGCGACCGACGCGAGCACGAAGATCGCGGCCACGGCTACGAGCACCATGCGCGACCCGCGCGGCTTCGGGCGCGGCGCCTCGGCGCGAGGCTCGGGCAGAGGTTCGGGCGGAGATTCGGGCGGAAGTTCGGGCGGAGGTTCAGGCGGAGCGAGCGCGGGGGCTTCCGGTGCAAGAACGGGCGCGGCCCCGAGCGCATCGGGATCGCGCTGCGTGGGGGGAACGGGCTCGATCGGATCGACGAGCGTGTCGGCCATCGCCCCCGAGCGTAAGCGTTCAGCGTTCGCCTTGCATCCTCTCCGGCGCCGCGAGCTTGCCTTCGAGCAGGGCGCGCAGGACGTCCGAGGAGAGGTCCCAGCGCACACGCACGGCGCGATCGACACGCTCGATCCGCATCTCCTCGAAGAGCGCGGCGTAGCGGCTGCCCTGTCCACCCTCGCGCAGCGCGCGGAGCAGGTTCTCGGCTTTGCCGGCGGCTTGCCCCGTGCCGGCCGTGACCTCGGCGTCGACACGCAAGGCGTCGCCGACCATCACCGCGCTCGCGCGGGCGCGCTCGAGGCCGCCGATGATCGACGCGATGGAAGGGAAGCGCCGTTCGAGCGAAGGCGGCAGGCGGCGCGCGCGTAGGTCCGCGCTGACGAGGCCCTCGGCTGCGGGATCCCGGCGGCGCTCGTCCGGGCCCTTCAGGAGCACGCGCTCGACGCTGTCCACCTCGACCGGCGTGACGAACACGATCATGCGATCGGCGAACGTGTGGATCCGCGCGGTCGTGGCGCGGCCGAGGGGCCCTGTGCGCTCCCAGCTCCGGATGTCGTCCGCGATCGGAGGATCGACGAGGCGGAACTGCTTGGGATCGGGCCGCACGTCCTCCACGTCGCCTTCGATGACGAGCACACGATCCCCGGCCTCGGCGTCCGCGGCGCGCAGGCCGATCCATACGACCTTGGCGCGCGCGATCGCCTGCGAGACGAGCGCCTCCTCGCTGCCGCTCTCCTCCTCGACGCGCGCGGAGAGCACGTCCGCCAAGGGGCCGAGCTGCGCGCGCATGCGGCCGAGGTCGACGCGCAGCACGAGATCGAGATCGGCAGGGAAGAGCTCGGCCGGATCGAGGACGTCGCGTTTGCCCCGCGCCGGTGCCTTTGGAGCCGGTACCTCGCCGCCGCACGCCGCCGTACCGAAGGCGAGCGCGCCGAGGCCGAGCACGAAAGCGCGGCGGAAAACCTCAGCCGGCGCGCTCGCGCGCTTCGACGACAAGCGCCATCTCCTCGACGAGCTCGGCGACGTCCCTGTGGCTCGAGTCGACGACGATCGCGTCGTCGGCCTGCCGAAGCGGCGCCACGGGGCGCTCCGTGTCGGCTTTGTCGCGGCGCTCGACGTCCGCGAACGTGTCCTCGTAGGTGGCGGACTTGCCCTGCGCGACGAGCTCCTCGTAACGCCTGCGCGCACGGACCTCGGGGGAGGCGGTCAGGAAAAACTTCACCTC
Protein-coding sequences here:
- a CDS encoding 30S ribosomal protein S1; this translates as MASNANVEMTGSDMGSSMESFAALFEQRVESDFAREGEIIAGTVVQVGRDSVVVDIGGKSEGVIPLREFADATGQVGVKPGDKVDVYIESRENDDGLVTLSKEKADKMKVWDEISNACEADELIEGTISQRVKGGLSVTIRGGVKAFLPGSQVDLRPIRNLDKLIGQTYKFKVIKFNKKRGNIVLSRRVLLERERDEMKQKTLETLTEGMTVKGTIKNITEYGAFVDLGGIDGLLHITDMSWGRVNHPNEVFNVGDEVTVKVLKYNPETERVSLGLKQTQEDPWNHAEEAYPAGKKVRGKVMSITDYGAFVELEPGVEGLIHVSEMSWTKKVKHPSKLLEVGQEIECQVLEVDARAKRISLGLKQLEPDPWMLFTDKYHPGDKIAGKVRSLTDYGVFVGIEEGVDGMVHKSDLSWSVRVNNPSDLHHKGDDVEAIILSINHDEKKVSLGIKQLWDDPWPTMLSEFAPGRVIDESQVISIVEYGIFVRLREGVEALISTGDILEPEGTKIKVGDLVKVEISSVDTIERRLFATMKNIGVEKPQPAERPKRVKSAGGGGGAAAEEEKSVAGTVGDLIREKLAGKLDLKNKAKDQE
- a CDS encoding YfiM family protein, giving the protein MKRRTLVAPAVLVALLAALPAHAEPPDNPDPFFGRDKALHFGFSAALASGAYGASALSGLDGRANRVAVGMAVALGAGYSKEILDAAGFGTPSWKDFAWDLIGTAVGLGVSLAIDYALSPSPTEKSGRPAPAR
- a CDS encoding HIT family protein produces the protein MGNPLWAPWRMEYILSKKGGSCVFCGIEAAPPEELRARLVVCDTPRAFVVLNRYPFAAAHLLIVPHAHVDALEKLSHEDHHALFDLVREATVRLRAAVKPEGLNVGLNLGAAAGAGIAEHLHAHIVPRWSGDTNFMPVLADVRVVPQALEKTRDYLVPFFADLPGVRLPAASEGAGTP
- a CDS encoding AI-2E family transporter; the encoded protein is MSEAPPPVSTLPPERKAARRIFLATSAVLVVALCIVAHDVMLPFVLALVVAYVLTPAVLRVERMRVPRWAAILLVYAMTLGAIGGFIGMIVPRLVTEGQALASEWPNLTRKVRNEWLPAIDARLMRWSGQRPAEEAPAPTPNPVPEVNAGEPSKADARAEERPPLRIVKRDDGSYDVFVSEDLRLHEVQHGTWEVVNQEPKQLSSAGLLREGFDKGLLYLRQNATVVLQIGQRIAGAISRGIFNLFMTLMLAGYIILTHEKILAFFRDLWDPTSHHTFHRFMRRLDRGLSGVVRGQLLICLVNGVLSAIGFWLFHLKYWPILSILAAVMSLIPIFGSILSSVPAVLIGLTQSPMTAVGVLAWIVGIHQLEANFLNPKIIGDAAKIHPVLVVFSLLVGEHFFQITGALFAVPCMSIAQTIFLHFRESTMGLSDPMSSHPPSAKVRPDVKETPPEPEAGAPG